From the genome of Gracilimonas sp., one region includes:
- a CDS encoding VWA domain-containing protein, with translation MEFANPQWFWALLVLPVIIGLYLYRYFAHKQATLSFSSLELLEDLPGNWKSHLHWVQALFLWTGIGFLIIAIARPQERLTTVERNAEGIDIVLVLDMSTSMRAEDLKPNRFEAARNVAKSFVDKRNSDRIGLVTFAMKSFTVVPPTLDYRLLKSLLDDLEMGVIEDGTAIGMGIATAINRLKESEAESKVIILLTDGQNNAGEIDPVTAADLAVTYGIKIYTIGAGTRGTAPYPIQDPIFGRRYQNIQVNIDEEMLTQVANLTDGKYFRATDSEQLENIYAEIDELEKSEVEELIYTDYEDLYAHYLALSLGFIFVSFILSKTILNGIENS, from the coding sequence ATGGAGTTTGCTAATCCACAATGGTTTTGGGCATTACTGGTTCTGCCGGTTATTATAGGATTATACCTTTACCGGTATTTTGCACATAAACAGGCTACACTTTCTTTTTCTTCTCTCGAATTACTGGAAGACTTACCCGGAAACTGGAAATCACATCTGCACTGGGTACAGGCACTTTTTTTATGGACAGGAATTGGATTTTTAATCATTGCGATTGCACGCCCCCAGGAACGACTTACAACCGTTGAGCGTAATGCTGAAGGAATTGATATTGTTTTGGTGCTGGATATGTCTACCTCCATGCGTGCTGAAGACTTAAAACCCAATCGCTTTGAAGCAGCACGCAATGTAGCCAAAAGCTTCGTTGATAAACGGAATTCAGACCGTATTGGTCTGGTAACTTTTGCCATGAAAAGCTTTACGGTGGTTCCGCCTACACTTGATTACCGGCTACTCAAAAGCTTACTTGACGATCTGGAAATGGGAGTTATAGAAGATGGAACGGCTATTGGAATGGGAATTGCCACAGCTATCAACAGGCTCAAAGAAAGTGAGGCTGAGAGTAAAGTCATTATTCTCCTTACCGATGGTCAGAATAATGCTGGTGAGATAGATCCCGTTACCGCTGCAGACCTGGCTGTCACTTATGGAATAAAAATATATACGATTGGTGCCGGAACACGGGGAACGGCTCCCTACCCCATTCAAGACCCGATTTTCGGACGAAGATACCAAAATATACAAGTGAATATAGATGAGGAGATGCTAACTCAGGTCGCAAATTTAACGGATGGAAAATACTTCCGGGCAACCGACTCCGAACAACTTGAAAACATCTATGCCGAAATTGACGAACTTGAGAAATCTGAGGTTGAAGAACTCATTTATACAGATTATGAAGATCTATATGCCCATTATCTAGCGCTCTCGTTGGGATTCATATTCGTCAGCTTTATTTTGAGCAAGACCATATTAAATGGAATTGAAAACTCCTGA